In the genome of Persephonella sp. KM09-Lau-8, one region contains:
- the raiA gene encoding ribosome-associated translation inhibitor RaiA produces the protein MKVEHVGKNIDVTEFIKSYTEHKLERLKPYIKDIDVADDSVNVRVTYSFEKHRHRNRVDIDIYFNTPGGGVIHAWEESNDLYSAIDFVIDEVERQLVRLKSRRKEEARRLARAEKLKQQMPQEESIERPLIVQEPMPLEKPLTVEDALMVLEETGAFFLPFRNAETGEINVIYRKKAGNYGVIVPGT, from the coding sequence ATGAAGGTAGAACATGTAGGAAAGAATATTGATGTTACTGAATTTATCAAAAGTTACACAGAGCACAAACTTGAAAGGCTAAAACCCTACATTAAAGACATTGATGTTGCAGATGATTCTGTTAATGTAAGGGTTACCTATTCATTCGAAAAACATAGACACAGAAACAGAGTTGATATAGACATATATTTCAATACCCCCGGTGGCGGTGTGATCCATGCCTGGGAAGAAAGTAATGACCTTTATTCAGCTATAGATTTTGTGATAGATGAAGTTGAAAGACAGCTTGTCCGCCTTAAAAGCCGAAGAAAAGAGGAAGCAAGAAGACTTGCAAGGGCAGAAAAACTTAAACAACAAATGCCACAGGAAGAAAGCATAGAGAGACCTTTAATCGTTCAGGAGCCAATGCCTCTTGAAAAACCCCTTACTGTTGAGGATGCTCTAATGGTTCTTGAGGAAACTGGAGCATTCTTCCTACCATTTAGAAATGCAGAAACAGGAGAGATTAATGTAATTTACAGAAAAAAAGCAGGAAACTACGGGGTTATAGTTCCTGGGACATAA
- the rpoN gene encoding RNA polymerase factor sigma-54 gives MLKTTIQVKLQNRLVLTVSLKQQLALLVLPKLELQETIRQELEENPFLEEIQVLEPEYEPIKDLSKYYDEDEERKLSNRLVHKPDLLELLEFQIELEFEGKKKEIAKEIAGNLNEKGLLDIPVEEIASKLNLPVSLVEETRQEFMKLEPTGIGAIDIKESLWAQYSETFGNDQLAKEIIYQHFEEIPYPEKLKQKYPEDQIDYILSNIKTLKPYPTYSFSEEITTYIEPDIYVYDNGNSFEIQINEKGIPKLKLTTDYKKLISDKTLPEETRKFLEEKLQRAVGIIKGIEQRRENLKKIAEFLVNYQADFVRKGKEYLKPLILKDVANEVGLHESTVSRIVSGKYAQLPSGVVPLKAFFSTKLSSSSGDVSAEKVKYLIAELIKKEDKKKPLSDQKIANILKSQGINVARRTVTKYREQLNIPDSRTRRIGR, from the coding sequence ATGCTTAAAACAACTATACAGGTAAAGCTTCAAAATAGGTTAGTTTTAACAGTAAGCCTGAAGCAACAGCTTGCTTTATTAGTTTTACCTAAGTTGGAGCTTCAGGAGACCATTAGACAGGAGCTTGAAGAAAATCCATTCCTTGAAGAAATACAGGTATTAGAGCCTGAATATGAACCAATAAAAGATTTATCAAAATATTATGATGAAGATGAAGAAAGAAAATTATCTAACAGATTAGTCCATAAACCTGACCTTCTTGAACTCCTTGAATTTCAGATTGAGCTTGAATTTGAAGGAAAAAAGAAAGAAATAGCAAAAGAAATAGCAGGAAATCTCAATGAAAAAGGTCTTTTAGATATACCAGTTGAAGAAATTGCAAGCAAACTCAACCTTCCGGTTTCCCTTGTTGAAGAAACAAGACAGGAGTTTATGAAGCTTGAACCTACAGGTATAGGTGCCATCGATATCAAAGAGAGCCTTTGGGCTCAATACTCTGAGACATTTGGAAATGACCAACTGGCGAAGGAAATTATCTATCAGCATTTTGAAGAAATCCCTTACCCTGAAAAACTTAAGCAAAAATACCCAGAAGACCAGATAGATTATATACTCTCTAATATAAAAACATTAAAGCCCTATCCTACTTATTCCTTCTCTGAAGAAATAACAACTTATATTGAACCTGATATCTATGTATATGATAACGGAAACAGTTTTGAAATACAGATTAATGAAAAAGGTATACCTAAACTAAAACTTACCACAGATTACAAAAAACTTATATCGGACAAAACGCTTCCTGAGGAAACCAGAAAATTCCTTGAAGAAAAACTACAAAGGGCAGTAGGAATAATAAAAGGAATAGAACAAAGAAGAGAAAATCTCAAAAAAATAGCAGAATTTCTTGTAAATTATCAGGCAGATTTTGTAAGAAAAGGGAAGGAGTATCTGAAACCTCTTATTTTAAAAGATGTTGCCAATGAAGTAGGCCTTCACGAATCTACAGTCAGCAGAATAGTATCTGGCAAATATGCCCAGCTACCATCTGGAGTAGTTCCACTTAAAGCATTTTTCTCAACGAAACTTTCATCTTCTAGTGGAGATGTATCAGCAGAAAAAGTAAAATATTTGATTGCTGAGCTTATAAAAAAAGAGGATAAGAAAAAACCCCTCAGCGACCAGAAAATAGCAAATATTTTAAAAAGTCAGGGAATAAATGTTGCAAGACGAACAGTAACAAAATATAGAGAGCAGTTAAATATACCAGATTCAAGAACAAGGAGGATAGGAAGATGA
- the pyrF gene encoding orotidine-5'-phosphate decarboxylase — protein sequence MGRLALALDVPESQEALKILEDIKGYNIIIKVGYQLFIKEGKSLVQKIKDIGFEVFLDLKLHDIPNTVFNGVKSAISLNVDYLTVHTLGGEEMLKAAAEAKQSSNLKLLGVTILTSHSEEYINYIGSKYTLEELALKLAKTAVDTGIDGIVSSPFEVKKLKEQIGNFIAVTPGIRLTTSKTDDQTRIATPEFAVSQGADILVVGRPILKAEDRKKAIEEILNRINNA from the coding sequence GTGGGGAGACTTGCCTTAGCTCTTGATGTTCCTGAATCACAGGAAGCTCTGAAAATATTAGAAGACATAAAAGGCTATAACATCATAATAAAAGTAGGATACCAACTGTTTATAAAAGAAGGAAAAAGCCTTGTCCAAAAAATAAAAGATATTGGCTTTGAGGTCTTTTTGGATTTGAAACTACATGATATTCCAAATACAGTTTTTAATGGTGTAAAATCTGCCATTTCTTTAAATGTTGATTATCTCACAGTTCACACTCTTGGTGGAGAAGAGATGCTAAAGGCTGCTGCCGAAGCAAAACAAAGTTCAAATCTAAAACTTCTTGGGGTAACTATTCTCACCAGCCATTCTGAAGAATATATCAACTATATAGGCTCAAAATATACACTTGAAGAACTTGCACTTAAACTGGCAAAAACTGCAGTGGATACAGGAATAGATGGTATTGTCTCATCTCCATTTGAAGTAAAAAAACTTAAAGAACAAATAGGAAATTTTATAGCTGTAACCCCGGGAATAAGACTTACAACCTCTAAAACAGATGACCAGACCAGAATAGCAACCCCTGAATTTGCTGTATCTCAGGGAGCAGATATACTGGTTGTTGGCAGACCAATATTAAAAGCAGAAGATAGAAAAAAAGCTATAGAAGAAATCTTAAATAGAATAAATAATGCTTAA
- a CDS encoding uracil-DNA glycosylase produces the protein MNEQLKKHLKILQELGYEYIYTEREMKNSIEEKIKELEKINKEIQECKKCDLYQSRTQAVLGEGNPEAKLMFIGEAPGGDEDKQGRPFVGRAGKLLTRLIEATGHKREEFYITNICKCRPPNNRTPTPWEMEACFPYLERQLQIINPKVLCLLGATAARAFLGRQVAITKERGSVINWNGKLLYLTYHPAYVLRNPNAEITLFEDIKKAIELAYTD, from the coding sequence ATGAATGAACAACTAAAAAAACATCTTAAAATCCTGCAGGAACTTGGATACGAATATATATACACGGAGAGGGAAATGAAAAATAGTATTGAAGAAAAAATAAAAGAGCTTGAAAAAATAAATAAAGAGATTCAGGAATGTAAAAAATGTGACCTTTATCAAAGCAGAACACAGGCAGTTTTAGGTGAAGGAAATCCAGAAGCAAAATTAATGTTTATAGGAGAAGCTCCAGGAGGGGACGAAGATAAGCAGGGAAGGCCTTTTGTTGGGAGAGCAGGAAAACTGCTAACAAGACTAATAGAAGCCACAGGTCATAAAAGGGAAGAATTCTATATAACAAATATCTGTAAATGCAGACCACCAAACAACAGAACTCCTACTCCATGGGAGATGGAAGCTTGTTTTCCATACCTTGAAAGGCAGCTTCAGATTATTAATCCAAAGGTTTTATGTTTACTTGGGGCTACTGCAGCAAGGGCATTTCTTGGAAGGCAAGTCGCAATAACAAAAGAAAGGGGTTCGGTAATAAACTGGAATGGGAAACTCCTCTATCTAACCTATCACCCTGCCTATGTTCTCAGAAATCCCAATGCCGAAATAACACTATTTGAGGATATCAAAAAGGCAATTGAACTTGCCTATACAGATTGA
- the radA gene encoding DNA repair protein RadA, translating to MAKKKTIYVCNECGATFPTWSGRCSVCGSWNSLVEEKKSSNKSFRPEKKEYSRPVPITKAKIEEKYERISTGIKTLDEALGGGIVKGQVILISGEPGIGKSTLLLQISSNMADSSKVLYVTGEESAHQVYLRGERIQALKDNLIILSENILENIIDTIETEKPDFVIVDSVQTIYSTQLESIAGSVSQVREVSGRLTEIAKQKSIPVVLVGQVTKEGSIAGPKVLEHIVDTVAQFEGERGHAYRVLKIIKNRFGAAGELSVFSMEEKGLKEVADPSSFFLAERPQGKPGSVIFPFTEGSKPVLVEIQALVSKTVYAVPQRKTQGFDINRLSIITAILEKELGIFLKDRDIFVNIVGGIDIKEPAADLPVALAIISSLRNTPVPENLVAFGELGLTGEVRSVYYTEHRIKEAEKFGFTKIVVPANIDMNNKNLIKVKNIQQAVEALK from the coding sequence ATGGCAAAAAAGAAAACCATTTATGTATGTAATGAGTGTGGTGCAACATTTCCCACATGGTCAGGAAGATGTTCAGTATGCGGCAGCTGGAACAGCCTTGTTGAAGAAAAAAAGAGTTCCAATAAATCATTTAGACCTGAAAAGAAAGAATATTCAAGGCCAGTTCCTATTACAAAAGCAAAAATTGAAGAAAAGTATGAAAGGATTTCAACAGGTATAAAGACCCTCGATGAAGCCCTTGGAGGTGGTATTGTCAAAGGGCAGGTTATTCTTATCTCAGGTGAGCCGGGAATAGGAAAATCCACACTTTTACTCCAGATATCCTCTAATATGGCAGATAGTTCAAAGGTTCTTTATGTTACAGGAGAAGAATCTGCCCATCAGGTCTATCTGAGAGGGGAAAGAATTCAGGCATTAAAAGATAATCTGATTATACTGTCTGAAAATATCCTTGAAAATATTATAGACACCATAGAAACTGAAAAACCAGACTTTGTTATCGTGGACTCTGTCCAGACAATTTACTCCACACAGCTGGAATCTATAGCAGGCTCAGTATCACAGGTAAGGGAAGTCAGCGGAAGACTTACAGAGATTGCTAAACAAAAAAGTATTCCTGTTGTCTTGGTAGGTCAGGTAACCAAAGAAGGAAGTATAGCAGGTCCTAAAGTCTTAGAGCATATAGTTGATACTGTTGCACAGTTTGAAGGAGAAAGGGGACATGCCTACAGGGTTTTGAAAATCATAAAAAACAGATTTGGAGCTGCAGGAGAGCTATCTGTATTTTCAATGGAAGAAAAAGGTCTCAAAGAAGTTGCAGACCCTTCTTCATTTTTCCTTGCCGAAAGACCTCAGGGCAAGCCGGGAAGTGTTATATTTCCATTTACAGAGGGTTCAAAGCCTGTTTTAGTTGAAATTCAGGCACTTGTTTCAAAAACAGTTTATGCTGTTCCCCAGCGAAAAACACAGGGATTTGATATAAACAGGCTCTCTATAATAACAGCAATCCTTGAAAAGGAGCTGGGAATATTTCTCAAAGACAGGGATATATTTGTAAACATTGTAGGGGGAATAGACATAAAAGAACCAGCTGCAGATTTACCTGTAGCCCTTGCTATAATATCATCCCTGAGAAATACACCTGTTCCGGAAAATCTTGTGGCTTTTGGAGAATTGGGTTTGACCGGAGAGGTAAGGTCTGTTTACTACACAGAGCATAGGATTAAAGAGGCAGAAAAATTTGGTTTCACAAAAATAGTTGTCCCTGCAAATATAGATATGAATAATAAAAATCTGATAAAAGTAAAAAATATACAGCAAGCTGTTGAGGCATTAAAATGA